AAATGCTTTTCTTTCAAATTCTGCATTACCGTATTTAGAATTGTAGTCTTTCCCATTCCAGGCTCTCCAATTATAGTGACTACAATGTTCTTCTTAGTTGAAATATACTCTTCAACAATTTTTACAGTTTCACTCCATAATCTACCAGAGATTTTACTTCTTTCATTGTATTTTGCTACTGTATAATCTGGAAAACTGCAGGACATTTTTATCTCTTCCTCCTAATTATTCCGTATAACACTCCTCGTTGAACGAATCCTTCTTTACCTCCGCTAATTAATTCGTAATGCTGTAGAATATAGTCTCGAAAAATTGACATAAATTGTTCTAAACTCATCCCTAATTGCTCACGTAAATCCTTAATTTGCGCATATCCTATATCGTCCTTTATTATATCGTAAACCTTATCTAAATCTTCGTAAGTTTTTGGTCTTCCAAAGTATTTTGTAAAATACTCATCAAAAAGCTGTCTTATTCCATTCAAAGTGTCGTTATCAGAAGGAGAAACAATTTTTTCTTCTTCAGTCTGTTTTTCAACTTTTCCAGATAGAGTATAATATATTGCTCTACCTGCCCTTCTTTTTACTATTATAAATCCTTCATTAAGTAATTCTCCTAATGCTTTATCAATAGTTTCATTGCTTCTTTTTCTTCCTAACTCTCTTAAAATATCACTTTTAGTGAATTCTTTCGTATTTGTTCCTCCAGTAATACGCATAATGACATTAATTATATCATCTTTACTACTCATAATCTAAATTGGTATTATGAATATTTAAACTTTAATAATTCTAGAATTGAGGGAGTAAAAACTTAATAGCATCATAAATTCTATAGTAATTATTTTGCTTCAATTTGCTTTTTTAGTTAAAAAGAAATAGTAATGTAGAGATAAGTTAGTTAGTATCTTATTGTTAGATATTACAAACTTATAAAATATTATTGTTCACTTCTTCTCATTTTATTCTTACTAATTATTTAATTTCTCTTCATTAGTAATAACATAACTTTTTAACAATTTTCTTCTTTCTTTTTAGTTATTATCCCTTCTCTTTCTTAAGAATTAATGTAGCTAATGATAATCTTCCCTCAAAATAGATAATTCTCTTAATTAAGATACTTAACTATCATTTATAAAGGACGACGTAACTATATAAAATATTCTGGATAACTAGGCTATATTGTTGAAATATTCTGGCATATTACGAAAGAGATTTACGTTAATTTTTAATTCATTTAACGTTGATAATTTTTATAAACTTATTAAGAGCTATATGATTTCAGATCCCAAATGGCAAAGAAAGGCGGAAAGAAGCAAGGTCAACAAGAAGGAGAAAACAAAAAACAATAAATAAAACTCTAGAAAGGCAAAGTTAAGATTTCAAAGTTTTTTACTTTTTTCCTTCTTCCTTTATTTCTTACTCTCCTATTTCTTAAAAGTTTATATTAATTATTCACGTAAGTTGTAATAATGAGCTTAAGATTAAAGAAAAGCATCAAAGACGTAATGGCAGAAATTGCTAACGCTAAGAAGAATTTACCAGAAAAGGAAATAGACCATGAAGGTGATCCAGAACACGAAATATCAGAAGGAGAAAAAGTAATGAGCATAGAATTGTTAAACGAATTTAAACCCGTAGCTTACTCTAAACTAGAACAAGAATACAATAGCATAGCATCAATAGATTCTTCTTCACGATATTTAAGGGATGTATCAGTTAATAGCGTTCTAGTAGGTCTTTCCATATATAGTTCAAAAAAAGGCTTTATTTACGGTCCTTATAATGTAGATAATCCTTACATGGGCATTAGTAGTTATAAGAAAATTTTAGATTCAGTCACAATTAACGACAAAAATATAAGGACAAAAAACGTAGTAGGATATCCTTTCGTTACTGATATAGATAATGAATATAAGATAGATGATATAGCTGACGAATTAAGAACCGAATCTGAAAACATTGGAATAACCATAGTTAATAATCACGACTTAGTTATAGTAGATGGGCCAATTTATCCCACTCCATTGGAATTGACAGGAGAAATTGAATTAAATACTGAAGCTAGAGTATGTCATAGGATAGCTTACGCTAAATTAGTCAAAGAGAGAATAGATCTTGTAACTGGTAAGAATGTTATAGGTATAGTTAAAAGATTAGAAAATTCCAAAAAACTATCTAATGATGAGACAGTAAAAGAAGCTTTTAAGAAAAAAGGAAGGAAAATAAATAATCTAAAAGATCCTACTGTGCTAGAACTTATTGACGAATACTTCTGCAAAAAATCTAATTCATACATTTGTACTATAGGTCCATTCAAAATAGATTATGCCCTTTCAGTTAAAGATGAAAATAATGTCTGTTATAATGGGACAGTACTAGAAAATCCACCTAGCAAATACGCTTATTACGTAATACTTAGAACTCCTTACTTTTCTCCTTCATTTTTCAGAGTTGAAAGCCTTAACAAAGACATAGAAAAACAATTGAGTACAGCATTTTCAAGAATATCAGAAAGATTAATTCCAACTTACATTGAGTTAGTAGATAAAATGAGTAAACGCGTTTCAGCCTCACTATTCATTTACGCTTATGAAGTAGCTTCAAATTACTTAAGTATAATACATGATGATAAACTTTCCTATTCTAATACGGTAGCACAGTTTTTATTGGGATCTCACTAAAATCTATTGAGTCAACTATTCCTAAACCTGGAATAGCATGCCTTAGAAAATCGTCAAATTTCTCCATTCCTATACTCTTTAATACATGAGTATCGTTCCTCATTACAATTTTAGTATTAGATAACTGCAAAACTAAAGGATTTAAATCATCTGGAACATGAGTAGCTAAGATTACGCCTATATTCCTAACTCTACCTAACCTCATTATTCTATTTATTAAACCTTCCACGATATCCTTTGATACTGTTTCTTGGTTAGTTTGAGGAAAATACTCATGAGCCTCATCCATTATAATTAGAGTTAGAGGACTTTTCTGTTTCCTAACGTAAAGTTCATTTTTCCATGCAAATATTTGATCTAAAATCTTATAAGCTATAGAAGCTACAGCTTCAACTGAAGTAGAAGCTTCCATAACCCAGCTCAAGTCAACTATTACATTATCGTACAAGGAAAATACGTCAGATGGATCAAAATCTACTGTCCCAGGTACAGTAAATATTCCATAACTATCGTAAGCCTTTAACGTTCTTATTATTGCCTCCTTTGTACTAGGAGCTAAACTTAGCGAATCCATTGAGTCCAAAAACGCTTTCCCTAAGTTTATCCCCAAACTATTGCTCTTTGAATCATATGAAACATGTGATTTACTCATGAATTTGGTTATTTTTACTGGATAAGATATTGAAATTTTATTTGAAGATATTAAGTCGCCTGGTCTTAGTCTATCCCTCAGAAAGAGAGCTAAATCATCTTCTCCCACGTAAGTTTGAGTAAATTCGTGAAGTTCAGCTCCTAATATTTCAAATGTTTTATTAACTATCCCTTCCCAATACATTGAAGCTTTAGAAGTGAAATAAGGAGTTATTCTATTGAAAGTCTTAAAATTATCAAAGAAGTTAATTGAGTAAGGTATTACGAAAACTTGAGTTCCTTTACAATCTACAAATCCTCCGTTAACCTTTATTGAAGTTACAGTACATTCATACCAATTTGCAAAGTCCTGAACAAAATCTTGAATTGAAACTTTAGGATTAGGTTTTTCAGATACTGGCATTACTACGGCAAATTCTTTCTTCTTATCTATCATAAAATTCACAAAATCTCTTTGCCTATCAAAAACTAGAGTTTGTTTTGGAATTTCCTCGCTTATTATAACATTTTTAAGAAGAGTAGTTTTACCTGATCCAGTAGTTCCTAAGATTAGAGTATGATGTTTTAAAGTCTCTTCATCCAGTCTGACCTTAGCTTCTATTTCTTCTCCTCCAGAAAATATTCTTCCAATAGTTATTCCTTGTTTAGGTATCCTAAGAATCTTTTCCAAAAGCTTTGCCTTTGGAATAAAAACAGGGCTTTGCGGATCTATAGGAGATACTGCAGGTCTTATTATTTCTTGTATCTTATCTCCTCCTTCTATTTTCTTCTCTAACTCAGCTATAGGCTGTAATTCTATATACGTTGTGGTAATTATTGTAGTAGGATCTTTTGGATAAGTCAATTCCCTTATGCCTAATCTAGATAATACGTCAGCCCTTGTAATAGAATAAACTTGACCTATCATTATTACCGGTCTAGTTATCCCTCTTATTGCTAAGTACTGTCCTTTCGTTATTTCACTGTTTAGATAATCTTCAAAAGCTATATCTACTCCAATTAATTCTTCTTCTCCTATCCTAACAGTCTCATACCTAGTTATCCTTCCTATAATTTTTCCCCAAGTTTTTGCTTCACTTTCAGCCTCATCGAGTTTTTTTGACAAATCATTTATTATTTTATCTTCGCTATCAGTATTAGTTTCCATAAAAAAGATTATACATTTTACATATAAATACTTAATATAGTGTAATTCTGCATGCTCTAGATGAATCATAAACACATGAAGAGACCAGATTCAACGTTTTAAAATAAATTACATTTATACCTTATTATGAAAAGTATGTAAAAAAAGAGATAGGACGTATATATATTATTTTTCTTTAATAAAAATAATCACATAATAAAGTTTTATCTTAGCTATTCATCATTGAGAGGATTTTTATTAATATATCATTACTCATTGAGATAATATATCTAGGAATTATAGGATCTCCTAATTGCTCTACGTCGAAGTAAATTGAATATACTGTATAAGGATCTGGAGGTGCAGAAACAGTAGTACCAGACTCGTTTTCATAATCTTGAATCTCAGTATAATCATAAAAAACGGTATAAAGGTTTAAAGTGCCAGCACTGGCTGAATATAATTCTCCTTGTAATGACACTAAACCAACAAATCCATACTCCGGCACACTTATAGAGGATTTCGGTGGAATTGAAAATACAAAACCTATCTGCTTATTATCATTATTCTTCAAAATAGCCAAGGAATATAAAGGAATATCATTGACTGATTGAATAAAAGTTGATAAATGATTTGCATAATAAACCTCAGCATATGCATCCCCGAATACATACTTAGGGACAGAAATACTCTCTCCATTAATATTCAGCATTGCTCCTCTTATCAAAATTACATCAATTTTCTTATCATTATTATTTTCCATAATCCAATTTACTTGACCTTCTGAACCACCTATATACTGATATTTTAGAGTCAATCCGCTTTTACTATATAGCGTAGAGCTTTTTATTTCACTTGTTGAAGAACTTTCAGCTAAAGGCTTAATTTCTGGTTTAAACGGTTTTTTCAAATATAATCTTCTTGCAGGATGCATAAATAACCGTATAAGATATAACTTTAGTTAGTTTAAAATCTTCCTTTATTAACTAGAACACAATTTTAACTTTAAAGACAATTTTTATATAAATTAAAAGACTACATTACTAAAAACAATATAACGTTCATATAATTCTTTTACATCATAACTTATTAGGAATTCTTATCTGCCGATGTTTGCTTCATTGATTCTTTGCCAACGGATACTTCAGATAGACTTTTTCCTTTTGGTTCTGGAAGTCTTAACGTAATAATACTCGCTACAATTCCTAATATTCCTAAGAGAATCATTGTAGTTACAATTCCATAATTTTGCAATATTATTGGAAATAAGAAGGTAGTAGTTAAAACTCCCATTCTCCCACTAACCACAGTTATTCCTTGAGTTATTCCTCTAATTTCTGCAGGAAATAATTCAACTCCCCAGAAACCTACTATCGTACCTGGACCCAATGAATTAAAAATACTACTCATGCCATATATTATTAAAGTCGTAAGTATGTCGACTTTTCCAATTAAAAACGCAAAAAGTAAAGTAAAAACTCCCATACCTATAAAACCTATAGCCTGCAATTTTTTCCTACCTAACCTATCAGCCAAGAGAGAACTAGTAAAATTCCAAGGCACTGAAAATATAGCTAATATTATCAATTCAAATAGAACTCCATTAACTCCTATCCTTTCAGCTATCACATTAGGACCAAAGAAAACACTAGAATAAGCAGAAATATCGTATAAATACCATGTTAAAGAAGCAATAAAAAGCACTGGTAAAACTGCTTTTAACACTATTTTAGAAATATTAATATTATCAACAGTTAAGCCATATTTTTCCTTTAATTCATTTAAATCTTTCTTAACATAAAGCAAATAATGAGGAGTCTCAGGAAATTTTCTCCTAAACACTACTACCGCTATAGCTGGAACACTACCTAAAGCTAATACGACCCTCCATAACGTCGATTGAGGAAATATTTGAGCTAAATATAAGGTAACTATAGCAGACAATAGAGCTCCAAAATTCCACATAAAACCGCCTGAAATAGCCATTAATTTTCCTCTATCCTTAATATTAGCATATTCAGCATTTATTAAAGGAGACAAAACATAATCAGCCCCAATTCCTAATCCTAAAAGGAATCTAAGTATTGCTATTTCGTACGCGGAAGTAGCAAAAGCTTGAAATAGAGCTCCAAAAATCATCAACATAGCATCAATTCCATAGAACTTTTTCCTACCATGCTTAGCTAAATATCCAAAAATAATAGCTCCCAATATATTTCCTAATATTATAGATGCAAAAAGCACTGTAGAAAGTTGAAGCAAAGAATTTCCAAAATAAACTTCCATTGAAGCTAACACTAAAGAAGCAGCAGTAAGATCATAACCATCAACCACTTGTCCTGCTCCAGCGATTAAAGTAGTTTTTATATGAAATAAATTCAGTCTTCTATTTTC
This genomic window from Acidianus manzaensis contains:
- a CDS encoding DNA double-strand break repair nuclease NurA; translated protein: MSLRLKKSIKDVMAEIANAKKNLPEKEIDHEGDPEHEISEGEKVMSIELLNEFKPVAYSKLEQEYNSIASIDSSSRYLRDVSVNSVLVGLSIYSSKKGFIYGPYNVDNPYMGISSYKKILDSVTINDKNIRTKNVVGYPFVTDIDNEYKIDDIADELRTESENIGITIVNNHDLVIVDGPIYPTPLELTGEIELNTEARVCHRIAYAKLVKERIDLVTGKNVIGIVKRLENSKKLSNDETVKEAFKKKGRKINNLKDPTVLELIDEYFCKKSNSYICTIGPFKIDYALSVKDENNVCYNGTVLENPPSKYAYYVILRTPYFSPSFFRVESLNKDIEKQLSTAFSRISERLIPTYIELVDKMSKRVSASLFIYAYEVASNYLSIIHDDKLSYSNTVAQFLLGSH
- a CDS encoding ATP-binding protein, with the translated sequence METNTDSEDKIINDLSKKLDEAESEAKTWGKIIGRITRYETVRIGEEELIGVDIAFEDYLNSEITKGQYLAIRGITRPVIMIGQVYSITRADVLSRLGIRELTYPKDPTTIITTTYIELQPIAELEKKIEGGDKIQEIIRPAVSPIDPQSPVFIPKAKLLEKILRIPKQGITIGRIFSGGEEIEAKVRLDEETLKHHTLILGTTGSGKTTLLKNVIISEEIPKQTLVFDRQRDFVNFMIDKKKEFAVVMPVSEKPNPKVSIQDFVQDFANWYECTVTSIKVNGGFVDCKGTQVFVIPYSINFFDNFKTFNRITPYFTSKASMYWEGIVNKTFEILGAELHEFTQTYVGEDDLALFLRDRLRPGDLISSNKISISYPVKITKFMSKSHVSYDSKSNSLGINLGKAFLDSMDSLSLAPSTKEAIIRTLKAYDSYGIFTVPGTVDFDPSDVFSLYDNVIVDLSWVMEASTSVEAVASIAYKILDQIFAWKNELYVRKQKSPLTLIIMDEAHEYFPQTNQETVSKDIVEGLINRIMRLGRVRNIGVILATHVPDDLNPLVLQLSNTKIVMRNDTHVLKSIGMEKFDDFLRHAIPGLGIVDSIDFSEIPIKTVLPY
- a CDS encoding MFS transporter; this encodes MHNPLGEFENRRLNLFHIKTTLIAGAGQVVDGYDLTAASLVLASMEVYFGNSLLQLSTVLFASIILGNILGAIIFGYLAKHGRKKFYGIDAMLMIFGALFQAFATSAYEIAILRFLLGLGIGADYVLSPLINAEYANIKDRGKLMAISGGFMWNFGALLSAIVTLYLAQIFPQSTLWRVVLALGSVPAIAVVVFRRKFPETPHYLLYVKKDLNELKEKYGLTVDNINISKIVLKAVLPVLFIASLTWYLYDISAYSSVFFGPNVIAERIGVNGVLFELIILAIFSVPWNFTSSLLADRLGRKKLQAIGFIGMGVFTLLFAFLIGKVDILTTLIIYGMSSIFNSLGPGTIVGFWGVELFPAEIRGITQGITVVSGRMGVLTTTFLFPIILQNYGIVTTMILLGILGIVASIITLRLPEPKGKSLSEVSVGKESMKQTSADKNS